The sequence below is a genomic window from Candidatus Methanoplasma termitum.
GAAACATCATCTTCGACGAGCGCCGGATTCGCATCGGAAACGAATAACCCTTTTATGCCCATCTCCGAAATGTCGATCACTACCTCATCGACTATCCCTACGAATATGCCTTCGGGGGTGTATATTTCCAACCCTTTTATGTTGCCGACGCTCTCCAGCATCCTCTCTCCTCTTTTGTTGTCCCTTCTAAACTTATTTAACTATTAATAATAATCACTCAGAAGAGGCGAAAACATATGGTAACAGAACTTACAGACAGCACTTTTGACAAATTTGTCAAAGATAACAGAATAGCGGTAATAGACTGTTGGGCACCTTGGTGCGGCCCGTGCAGAAGAATGGGCCCCATAATCGAAGAACTTTCGAACGATCTTAAAGGAAAAGCCGGCGTTGCGAAACTCAACGTTGACAATAACCAGGCGATATCGGCAAGGTTCGGTATAAGGGCCATACCTACCGTCCTTCTGTTCAAGGACGGCGTCCCGGTTGAGACCCTCGTCGGACTGAGAGGGAAAGAAGACTTCCTTGACATCATACGTTCGTTATGAACGCAGACGTCGTGGTGATAGGCTGCGGTCCCGCGGGTCTGCAGGCGGGCATACACTCTTCCCGAAGGAAAGCGGATACAGTGATAGTCGGCAAGCTGAAGAACAGCGCTCTTTCCGGCGCACATATCGAGAATTACTTCGGACTCGGCGGGAAGACCGACGGCTCGGTACTGTTAAAGGCCGGGTTAGAACAGGCATTATCTTTCGGATGCAGACACATCGACCGAAA
It includes:
- a CDS encoding PRC-barrel domain-containing protein, coding for MLESVGNIKGLEIYTPEGIFVGIVDEVVIDISEMGIKGLFVSDANPALVEDDVSISIPLRWVQSIGDVIILNRFPNERICG
- the trxA gene encoding thioredoxin gives rise to the protein MVTELTDSTFDKFVKDNRIAVIDCWAPWCGPCRRMGPIIEELSNDLKGKAGVAKLNVDNNQAISARFGIRAIPTVLLFKDGVPVETLVGLRGKEDFLDIIRSL